A single window of Paenibacillus sp. SYP-B4298 DNA harbors:
- a CDS encoding radical SAM protein: MSVNKLSVAQDTTSYPRWIVLQLLEQCNLRCKMCYEWGLEGPYKSKKTLAQLDPELIKKIIVQCSPGKPYYDFFGGEPLMYPWLSDILAMINHYGSIADFPTNGTLLEKHAEMLVETPPNKIWMSLDGPEEINDRQRGKGVFKKVIKGIEKLYELRESKGKQFPKMGVSFIITPLNYMYVEEFFFKHLDLSMLDHISMEVQLYATEEQYAQYVEVLSERFDVHQAPYAKGMVWGDISSFSQIDIPELTRQLNNVKEYCLKNSIHVITYPKTIDEQNLHNYFSGQFHQMADKRNRCSLPWVYAEITARGDVSPCHAFYDLTFGNVNEENLLDIWSSDKYKEYRAYMKKNMLPICTACSRYYIY, translated from the coding sequence GAGATGGATCGTCTTGCAACTGTTGGAGCAGTGCAATCTACGCTGCAAGATGTGCTATGAGTGGGGACTCGAAGGACCCTACAAAAGCAAAAAAACGTTAGCGCAGTTGGACCCGGAGCTGATCAAAAAGATCATCGTCCAGTGCAGCCCCGGCAAGCCGTATTACGATTTCTTCGGTGGCGAGCCGCTGATGTACCCTTGGTTGAGCGACATTCTCGCCATGATCAATCATTATGGAAGCATAGCAGACTTCCCCACGAACGGCACATTGCTCGAGAAGCATGCCGAGATGCTTGTCGAGACGCCTCCCAATAAGATCTGGATGTCGCTCGACGGGCCTGAGGAGATCAACGACAGGCAGCGGGGCAAGGGCGTATTCAAGAAAGTAATCAAGGGGATCGAGAAGCTCTATGAGCTTCGGGAGAGCAAAGGCAAGCAATTTCCGAAGATGGGTGTATCCTTTATCATTACGCCCTTGAACTATATGTATGTCGAGGAATTTTTCTTTAAGCATCTCGACCTGTCGATGCTGGACCATATCAGCATGGAAGTGCAGCTCTATGCAACGGAAGAGCAGTATGCCCAATATGTGGAGGTTCTTAGTGAAAGATTCGACGTGCATCAAGCTCCTTATGCCAAGGGGATGGTGTGGGGGGATATCAGTTCGTTCAGCCAGATCGATATTCCGGAATTGACGAGACAGCTCAATAATGTGAAAGAGTATTGCCTGAAAAACAGCATCCATGTGATTACCTATCCGAAGACGATAGATGAACAAAATTTGCACAACTATTTCTCGGGGCAATTCCATCAGATGGCTGATAAACGAAATCGCTGCTCCCTTCCATGGGTTTATGCGGAGATTACAGCAAGGGGCGACGTTTCGCCCTGCCATGCCTTCTATGATTTGACCTTCGGCAACGTGAACGAAGAGAATTTGCTGGATATCTGGAGTAGTGACAAGTACAAAGAATATCGCGCGTATATGAAAAAAAATATGCTTCCGATTTGTACGGCTTGTTCAAGGTATTATATCTACTGA
- a CDS encoding ABC transporter ATP-binding protein translates to MSIIQVERLSKSFNYYEKELGFKKSLKNLVRRKSLIKEAVSEISLVIEQGEMVGFLGPNGSGKTTTLKMLSGILYPTSGHANVLGYVPWERKKEFKMQFSIVMGQKSQMWWDLPANESLYLNKCIYEIEDKPYNLVLGELTEMLDVKDLLNIQVRRLSLGERMKMELIASLIHRPKVIFLDEPTIGLDLVSQKRIREFLKVYNQQTKATVILTSHYMADIEDLCKRTIIINQGKIVYDGDLRRVNELFHAKKIIKLQFTDEVPRQALSDYGDITHHDGMNAVMEIDKHDLQRLSKMMLDRFPILDFTVEDIPVERGIESLYQKDGVTHESLAEV, encoded by the coding sequence GTGAGCATTATCCAAGTGGAACGCTTATCCAAAAGCTTCAATTACTACGAAAAAGAATTGGGGTTCAAAAAATCGCTGAAAAATTTAGTGAGGCGCAAATCACTGATCAAAGAAGCGGTTAGTGAAATATCACTTGTAATCGAGCAAGGCGAGATGGTCGGATTCCTAGGCCCGAACGGTTCCGGCAAAACGACTACGCTCAAGATGCTGTCCGGCATCTTGTATCCGACAAGCGGGCATGCGAATGTATTAGGCTATGTTCCTTGGGAACGAAAGAAAGAATTCAAGATGCAGTTCTCGATCGTGATGGGGCAGAAATCGCAGATGTGGTGGGATTTACCGGCGAACGAATCGTTGTACCTGAACAAATGCATCTATGAGATCGAGGATAAGCCCTACAACCTTGTCCTGGGTGAGCTTACGGAGATGCTTGACGTAAAAGACCTGCTCAACATTCAGGTGCGGAGGCTTTCGCTCGGGGAACGGATGAAGATGGAGCTCATTGCGTCGCTCATCCACCGGCCCAAGGTGATTTTCCTGGATGAGCCTACAATCGGACTCGATCTGGTTTCGCAGAAGCGCATTCGGGAGTTCCTGAAGGTTTATAACCAGCAGACGAAAGCAACGGTCATTCTGACAAGCCACTACATGGCGGATATTGAGGATCTATGCAAACGAACCATCATCATCAATCAAGGGAAGATCGTATACGACGGCGATCTTCGGCGTGTGAACGAGCTGTTTCATGCAAAAAAGATTATCAAGCTGCAATTTACGGACGAGGTGCCGAGGCAAGCGTTAAGCGACTATGGCGATATTACTCACCATGACGGCATGAATGCCGTCATGGAGATCGATAAGCATGATCTACAGCGGCTTTCCAAGATGATGCTGGACCGATTCCCGATCCTCGATTTCACAGTTGAAGATATACCTGTCGAGCGAGGCATCGAAAGCTTGTATCAGAAAGATGGTGTCACACATGAAAGCCTTGCAGAAGTATAA
- a CDS encoding radical SAM/SPASM domain-containing protein has product MKRTIKNTVETKRNMAKIAGYATPLPESVGIKLTNQCNLRCKHCYQWNDTGYHHFMTPEQQREQLDYGLLEKLILETEPAKSRLYIWGGEPLVYSHFDRLADLLEAHPRETTICTNAMLIERKLDALQRISDNLELLIALDGFEQENDALRGKGVFNKAIDAIRMLVELRKENRFRGKISIHTVVNDAMTDKLYELLDFLEGVGVDLVIVCFPWYISDECSQGMDDYFDQKFDFLPASEHKGERSWHAFNYKLDPERIPALMSELDRVNHRVWKMRLRYQPNLDHDQIEDFVLGKEVEGKGTMNKKCLALSNRMDITPDGTIIACKFFKEFEIGKLNEASVQELWHNMTYRRIREMMDERLTPACSKCSVLHLHGV; this is encoded by the coding sequence TTGAAGCGTACCATCAAGAATACGGTGGAAACAAAGCGGAACATGGCGAAAATAGCGGGATACGCAACACCGTTGCCAGAGTCGGTCGGAATTAAACTGACGAACCAATGCAACTTGCGCTGCAAGCATTGCTATCAATGGAACGACACCGGCTACCATCACTTCATGACACCGGAGCAGCAGCGGGAACAGCTCGACTACGGGCTGCTGGAGAAGCTGATCCTTGAGACGGAGCCAGCCAAGTCGAGACTCTATATCTGGGGCGGCGAGCCGCTCGTATACAGCCATTTCGACCGTCTGGCCGATCTGCTTGAAGCCCATCCTCGCGAGACGACGATCTGCACGAATGCGATGCTGATCGAGCGAAAGCTGGACGCCTTGCAGAGAATCTCCGACAACCTGGAGCTGCTCATTGCGCTTGATGGATTCGAGCAAGAGAATGATGCGCTTCGCGGCAAAGGGGTATTCAACAAGGCGATAGATGCGATCCGAATGCTAGTCGAGCTGCGCAAGGAAAACCGATTCAGGGGCAAAATTTCGATCCACACCGTCGTTAACGATGCGATGACCGACAAGCTTTACGAGCTGCTGGACTTTCTGGAGGGCGTCGGCGTAGATCTGGTCATCGTCTGCTTCCCGTGGTACATCTCGGACGAATGCTCGCAGGGTATGGACGATTACTTCGACCAGAAGTTCGACTTCCTCCCGGCGAGCGAGCACAAGGGCGAACGAAGCTGGCACGCCTTTAACTACAAGCTCGATCCAGAGCGTATCCCCGCTTTGATGAGCGAGTTGGACCGGGTTAATCATCGGGTCTGGAAGATGCGTCTGCGCTACCAGCCGAATCTGGATCATGACCAGATCGAGGATTTCGTGCTTGGCAAAGAGGTGGAGGGCAAAGGCACGATGAACAAGAAGTGCCTGGCTCTCTCGAACCGGATGGACATTACGCCCGATGGAACGATTATCGCGTGCAAATTTTTCAAGGAGTTCGAGATCGGCAAATTAAATGAAGCGTCCGTACAGGAGTTATGGCATAATATGACCTACAGAAGAATAAGGGAAATGATGGACGAACGACTGACACCGGCATGCTCCAAGTGCAGTGTCCTGCATTTGCACGGTGTCTAA